The Streptomyces phaeolivaceus genome has a window encoding:
- a CDS encoding ABC transporter ATP-binding protein, whose translation MTTDTTTKDATPGATPAETVLDARGVTMRFGGLTAVRNVNLTVNSGEIVGLIGPNGAGKTTFFNCLTGLYIPTEGEVRYKGQVLPPKSFKVTAAGIARTFQNIRLFANMTVLENVLVGRHTRTKEGLWSALLRGPGFHKAEAASRARAMELLEFVGLAEKAELLSRNLPYGEQRKLEIARALASEPGLLLLDEPTAGMNPQETRATEELVFAIRDKGIAVLVIEHDMRFIFNLCDRVAVLVQGEKLVEGDSATVQGDERVVAAYLGEPFEDAPGQDEVAEVEAAEANAEPTKDTAPGAPGKENDR comes from the coding sequence ATGACCACCGACACCACCACCAAGGACGCCACCCCCGGCGCCACCCCCGCCGAGACCGTCCTCGACGCCCGCGGCGTCACCATGCGCTTCGGCGGCCTCACCGCCGTACGCAACGTCAACCTGACCGTCAACAGCGGTGAGATCGTCGGACTGATCGGCCCCAACGGCGCCGGCAAGACGACCTTCTTCAACTGCCTGACCGGCCTCTACATCCCCACCGAGGGCGAGGTCCGCTACAAGGGCCAGGTCCTGCCGCCCAAGTCCTTCAAGGTCACCGCGGCCGGCATCGCCCGCACCTTCCAGAACATCCGTCTCTTCGCCAACATGACGGTCCTGGAAAACGTCCTCGTCGGACGCCACACCCGCACCAAGGAAGGCCTCTGGTCCGCCCTGCTGCGCGGCCCCGGCTTCCACAAGGCCGAAGCCGCCTCCCGGGCGCGCGCCATGGAGCTGCTGGAGTTCGTCGGCCTCGCCGAGAAGGCCGAACTCCTCTCCCGCAACCTCCCCTACGGCGAGCAGCGCAAGCTGGAGATCGCCCGCGCCCTGGCCAGCGAACCGGGTCTGCTCCTCCTGGACGAGCCCACCGCCGGTATGAACCCGCAGGAGACGCGCGCCACCGAGGAACTCGTCTTCGCCATCCGCGACAAGGGCATCGCCGTCCTCGTCATCGAGCACGACATGCGGTTCATCTTCAACCTCTGCGACCGCGTCGCCGTCCTCGTCCAGGGCGAAAAACTCGTCGAGGGCGACAGCGCCACCGTGCAGGGCGACGAGCGGGTCGTCGCCGCCTACCTCGGCGAACCCTTCGAGGACGCGCCCGGTCAGGACGAGGTCGCCGAAGTCGAAGCCGCCGAAGCGAACGCCGAGCCCACGAAGGACACCGCGCCCGGCGCGCCCGGCAAGGAGAACGACCGATGA
- a CDS encoding Tat pathway signal sequence domain protein, with product MSGVGPVEPGEGTRAGDAPGPGSASAPEPPRGPLAQVYARHRRAVLAVAAAMSVLAGGVALYATRPHPAPTTPEPTPREAPYPSQAIGVSYLGPVTRSAGTPRGSFGFELELRVRYGPAITVERMAQPYAGLSLRTDPHTPFRIGTKEPRKIVITMRITECGKVPENAGLPFLDVTLRNTRAIEPHSFILGERYAQDLSDALQVACSNDSMSSPKA from the coding sequence ATGAGCGGTGTCGGCCCGGTCGAGCCCGGTGAGGGCACGCGCGCGGGGGACGCGCCGGGACCGGGCTCCGCGTCCGCGCCGGAGCCCCCTCGCGGGCCGTTGGCGCAGGTGTACGCCCGGCACCGCCGCGCCGTGCTCGCGGTGGCGGCGGCCATGTCCGTACTGGCCGGCGGCGTCGCCCTGTACGCGACCCGGCCGCACCCGGCGCCGACGACGCCGGAGCCGACGCCGAGGGAGGCCCCGTACCCCTCCCAGGCGATCGGGGTGAGCTATCTGGGCCCGGTGACCCGGTCCGCCGGGACGCCGCGCGGGAGCTTCGGCTTCGAGCTGGAGCTGCGCGTGCGGTACGGCCCGGCGATCACGGTCGAACGGATGGCCCAGCCGTACGCGGGTCTCAGCCTGCGGACGGACCCGCACACTCCGTTCCGGATCGGGACGAAAGAGCCCCGAAAGATCGTCATCACCATGCGCATCACGGAATGCGGAAAAGTGCCGGAGAACGCCGGACTTCCTTTCCTGGATGTAACTCTACGTAATACGCGCGCAATAGAACCGCACAGTTTCATCTTGGGCGAGCGCTATGCGCAGGACCTCTCCGATGCCCTCCAAGTCGCCTGTAGCAACGATTCCATGTCATCACCAAAAGCCTGA
- a CDS encoding ABC transporter ATP-binding protein — MTALLEVEDLRVAYGKIEAVKGISFKVEAGEVVTLIGTNGAGKTTTLRTLSGLLKPVGGQIKFNGKSLKKVPAHDIVALGLAHSPEGRHIFPRMTIEDNLRLGAFLRDDKAGIEKDIQRAYDLFPILGERRKQAAGTLSGGEQQMLAMGRALMSQPKLLMLDEPSMGLSPIMMQKIMATIAELKSQGTTILLVEQNAQAALSLADQGHVMEIGKIVLSGTGGDLLHDESVRKAYLGED, encoded by the coding sequence ATGACCGCACTGCTCGAAGTCGAGGACCTCCGGGTCGCCTACGGCAAGATCGAAGCCGTCAAGGGCATCTCCTTCAAGGTCGAGGCCGGCGAGGTCGTCACCCTCATCGGCACCAACGGCGCCGGCAAGACCACGACCCTGCGCACCCTGTCGGGCCTGCTCAAGCCCGTCGGCGGCCAGATCAAGTTCAACGGCAAGTCGCTGAAGAAGGTCCCCGCGCACGACATCGTCGCGCTGGGCCTCGCCCACTCCCCCGAGGGACGGCACATCTTCCCGCGCATGACCATCGAGGACAATCTGCGCCTCGGTGCCTTCCTGCGCGACGACAAGGCCGGCATAGAGAAGGACATCCAGCGCGCCTACGACCTCTTCCCCATCCTGGGCGAACGCCGTAAGCAGGCCGCGGGCACCCTCTCGGGCGGCGAGCAGCAGATGCTGGCGATGGGCCGCGCGCTCATGTCCCAGCCGAAACTGCTGATGCTGGACGAGCCCTCCATGGGCCTGTCCCCCATCATGATGCAGAAGATCATGGCCACCATCGCCGAACTGAAGTCCCAGGGCACCACGATCCTGCTCGTCGAACAGAACGCGCAGGCCGCGCTCTCCCTCGCCGACCAGGGCCATGTCATGGAGATCGGCAAGATCGTCCTCTCGGGCACGGGCGGAGACCTGCTGCACGACGAGTCGGTCCGCAAGGCGTACCTCGGCGAGGACTGA
- a CDS encoding branched-chain amino acid ABC transporter permease yields the protein MTTQTTASPAPAAKHDDTSRGLVGLPENTGRALATGGGALAVVSAFLSWTWTSAFPGNLTVYGYPGGLQILVLIGGALTALFGLASYGVKGLRWLTPAGADSAIKLAALGTFATAWYTVLAISLQLGGIVNLEPGGYVAAVATLAALLGALALPFTRPQPETADPEDSSWEQFQLGLRNAWAVVKACFAGGTAAPARQLPAYAEILVIVAALALGLTVFTYGIGTEYDELFVGFLITAGFGFAALSKAGLVARVSALTAKHRTVTMIGAFAAAAAFPFTQSDDRYATIGVYILIFATVALGLNIVVGLAGLLDLGYVAFLGVGAYTAAMVSGSPSSPFDIHLPFWASAILGAAVAMIFGVIIGAPTLRLRGDYLAIVTLGFGEIFRIAVLNMDGTSGPDITNGSNGIASIPNLNILGFDFGAEHTIAGFTIARFANYFFLMLLITLVVVIVFRRSSDSRIGRAWIAIREDETAALAMGINGFRVKLIAFALGAALAGLAGTVQAHVTYTVTPEQYQFAHVVPPNSAFLLAAVVLGGMGTISGPLVGAALLYLIPAKLQFLGDLQLFAFGMALVLLMRFRPEGLIPNRRRQLEFHEEAEAPTVLSKAGA from the coding sequence ATGACCACACAGACCACCGCATCCCCGGCGCCCGCCGCCAAGCACGACGACACTTCGAGGGGTCTCGTGGGCCTCCCGGAGAACACCGGCCGCGCACTCGCCACCGGCGGCGGCGCCCTCGCCGTCGTCTCCGCCTTCCTCTCCTGGACCTGGACCTCCGCCTTCCCCGGAAACCTCACCGTCTACGGCTACCCGGGCGGCCTCCAGATCCTCGTCCTCATCGGCGGCGCCCTCACCGCGCTCTTCGGCCTCGCCTCCTACGGCGTCAAGGGCCTGCGCTGGCTCACCCCCGCGGGTGCCGACAGCGCCATCAAGCTCGCCGCGCTCGGCACCTTCGCCACCGCCTGGTACACGGTCCTCGCCATCAGCCTCCAGCTCGGCGGCATCGTCAACCTGGAGCCCGGCGGCTACGTCGCAGCCGTCGCCACCCTCGCCGCCCTCCTCGGCGCCCTCGCCCTGCCCTTCACACGGCCGCAGCCCGAGACAGCAGACCCTGAGGACAGCTCCTGGGAACAGTTCCAGCTCGGCCTGCGCAACGCCTGGGCCGTCGTCAAGGCCTGCTTCGCCGGCGGCACCGCCGCCCCGGCACGCCAACTCCCCGCCTACGCCGAGATCCTGGTCATCGTCGCGGCACTCGCCCTCGGCCTGACCGTCTTCACCTACGGCATCGGCACCGAGTACGACGAACTCTTCGTCGGCTTCCTCATCACCGCCGGCTTCGGCTTCGCCGCCCTCTCCAAGGCCGGCCTCGTCGCCCGCGTCTCAGCGCTCACCGCCAAGCACCGCACGGTCACCATGATCGGCGCGTTCGCCGCGGCGGCGGCGTTCCCCTTCACCCAGTCCGACGACCGCTACGCGACCATCGGCGTCTACATCCTGATCTTCGCCACCGTCGCCCTCGGCCTCAACATCGTCGTCGGCCTCGCCGGCCTCCTCGACCTCGGCTACGTCGCCTTCCTCGGCGTCGGCGCCTACACCGCGGCCATGGTCTCCGGCTCCCCCTCCTCACCCTTCGACATCCACCTGCCCTTCTGGGCCAGCGCCATCCTCGGCGCCGCCGTCGCCATGATCTTCGGCGTCATCATCGGCGCCCCGACCCTGCGGCTGCGCGGCGACTACCTCGCCATCGTCACCCTCGGCTTCGGTGAGATCTTCCGCATCGCGGTCCTCAACATGGACGGCACCTCCGGACCCGACATCACCAACGGCTCCAACGGCATCGCCTCGATCCCCAACCTCAACATCCTGGGCTTCGACTTCGGCGCCGAGCACACCATCGCCGGGTTCACCATCGCCCGCTTCGCCAACTACTTCTTCCTCATGCTGCTCATCACCCTCGTCGTGGTGATCGTCTTCCGACGCAGCAGCGACTCCCGCATCGGCCGCGCCTGGATCGCCATCCGCGAGGACGAGACCGCCGCACTGGCCATGGGCATCAACGGCTTCCGGGTCAAGCTCATCGCCTTCGCCCTCGGCGCCGCGCTCGCCGGCCTCGCCGGCACCGTCCAGGCCCACGTCACGTACACCGTGACACCCGAGCAGTACCAGTTCGCCCACGTGGTCCCGCCGAACTCGGCGTTCCTCCTCGCCGCCGTCGTCCTCGGCGGCATGGGCACCATCAGCGGACCCCTCGTCGGCGCGGCACTGCTCTACCTCATCCCGGCCAAGCTCCAGTTCCTCGGCGACCTCCAGCTCTTCGCCTTCGGCATGGCCCTCGTGCTCCTCATGCGCTTCCGCCCGGAGGGACTCATCCCCAACCGGCGCCGCCAGCTCGAATTCCACGAAGAGGCCGAAGCACCCACAGTCCTCAGCAAGGCAGGGGCCTGA
- a CDS encoding helix-turn-helix domain-containing protein, with amino-acid sequence MYDASTRKRALALVAQGRSLNSVSRETGISRSAIRAWQERLEPLPRMATPAPGPPADEPAYAYLLGLYLGDGCISAHPRGTGYYLRIACANAWPGLLKQCREAITAVRPGIGVYALQKEGYTMVTSYYRHWPLLFPQHGPGKKHERPIALAPWQQTIVGTYPWEFIRGLIHSDGCRITNWTTRVVGGERKRYEYPRYFFTNVSSDIVQLFTTTLDQVGVDWKLANARNISIARKASVALMDTHVGPKY; translated from the coding sequence ATGTACGACGCCAGCACACGCAAGCGAGCACTCGCACTGGTGGCTCAGGGGCGCAGCCTCAACTCGGTGAGCCGAGAAACCGGCATCTCACGCTCCGCCATCCGTGCCTGGCAGGAGCGCCTTGAGCCCCTGCCCCGAATGGCGACTCCGGCCCCCGGGCCACCCGCCGATGAACCTGCATACGCCTACCTACTCGGCCTCTATCTCGGCGACGGGTGCATCAGCGCCCACCCACGCGGTACTGGCTACTACCTCCGCATCGCGTGCGCCAACGCATGGCCCGGGCTCCTCAAACAGTGTCGCGAAGCGATCACGGCGGTACGGCCCGGCATTGGCGTCTACGCTCTCCAGAAAGAGGGCTACACGATGGTGACCAGCTACTACCGACACTGGCCTCTGCTCTTCCCCCAGCACGGCCCCGGCAAGAAGCATGAACGTCCCATCGCCCTCGCGCCCTGGCAGCAAACCATCGTCGGCACGTATCCCTGGGAGTTCATCCGGGGCCTCATCCACTCCGACGGCTGTCGCATCACCAACTGGACGACCCGTGTCGTCGGAGGGGAACGCAAGCGCTACGAATACCCCCGGTACTTCTTCACCAACGTGTCGAGCGACATCGTCCAGCTCTTCACAACAACGCTTGACCAAGTAGGCGTCGACTGGAAGCTCGCGAACGCACGCAACATCTCCATCGCCCGCAAGGCCTCCGTCGCCCTCATGGACACCCACGTCGGCCCCAAGTACTGA
- a CDS encoding FdhF/YdeP family oxidoreductase, producing the protein MAGKAPKSDPVQDAPRVAEPKHAAAGLPAIGHTLRIAQQQMGVKRTALTLLRVNQKDGFDCPGCAWPEPDHRHAAEFCENGAKAVAEEATLRRVTPEFFAAHGVADLATRSGYWLGQQGRLTHPMYLPEGGERYEPVSWERALDIVAEELKALASPDEALFYTSGRTSNEAAFLYQLFAREFGTNNLPDCSNMCHESSGSALNETIGIGKGSVLLEDLYKADLIVVAGQNPGTNHPRMLSALEKAKANGARIITVNPLPEAGLERFKNPQTPQGMLKGAALTDLFLQIRIGGDQALFRLLNKLVLQTEGAVDEAFVAEHTHGFEEFAEAARAADWDETLTATGLTREKIDEALRMVLASKRTIVCWAMGLTQHKHSVPTIREVVNFLLLRGNIGRPGAGVCPVRGHSNVQGDRTMGIFERPAPAFLDALEKEFGFAPPREHGYDVVRAIKAMRDDRAKVFFAMGGNFVSASPDTEVTEAAMRRARLTVHVSTKLNRSHAVTGARALILPTLGRTERDLQGGGEQFVTVEDSMGMVHASRGRLEPAGGQLLSETAIVCRLARRVLGEESRTPWEEFEKDYATIRDRIARVVPGFQDFNARVADPNGFALPHAPRDERRFPTATGKANFTAAPVEYPELPEGRLLLQTLRSHDQYNTTIYGLDDRYRGIRNGRRVVLVNPEDARELKLADGSYVDLVGEWKDGVERRADGFRVVHYPTARGCAAAYYPETNVLVPLDATADTSNTPASKSVVVRLEQSSTD; encoded by the coding sequence ATGGCCGGCAAGGCGCCGAAGAGTGATCCGGTTCAGGACGCGCCGCGGGTCGCGGAGCCCAAGCACGCGGCGGCGGGCCTGCCGGCGATCGGGCACACCTTGCGGATCGCGCAGCAGCAGATGGGGGTGAAGCGGACCGCGCTGACGCTGCTGCGGGTCAATCAGAAGGACGGCTTCGACTGCCCCGGCTGTGCCTGGCCGGAACCGGACCACCGGCACGCCGCGGAGTTCTGCGAGAACGGCGCCAAGGCGGTCGCCGAGGAGGCCACGCTGCGGCGGGTCACCCCGGAGTTCTTCGCCGCCCACGGCGTGGCCGATCTCGCCACGCGCAGTGGCTACTGGCTGGGGCAGCAGGGGCGGCTCACCCACCCCATGTACCTGCCCGAGGGCGGCGAGCGGTACGAGCCGGTGTCCTGGGAGCGCGCCCTCGACATCGTCGCCGAGGAGCTGAAGGCCCTCGCCTCTCCCGACGAGGCCCTCTTCTACACCTCCGGCCGGACCAGCAACGAGGCCGCTTTCCTGTACCAGCTCTTCGCCCGCGAGTTCGGCACGAACAACCTGCCGGACTGCTCCAACATGTGCCACGAGTCCTCGGGCTCCGCGCTCAACGAGACGATCGGCATCGGCAAGGGCAGCGTCCTGCTGGAGGACCTCTACAAGGCCGATCTGATCGTCGTCGCCGGCCAGAACCCGGGGACGAACCATCCTCGGATGCTGTCCGCCCTGGAGAAGGCCAAGGCGAACGGCGCGAGGATCATCACCGTGAACCCGCTGCCCGAGGCCGGCCTGGAGCGGTTCAAGAACCCGCAGACCCCGCAGGGCATGCTCAAGGGCGCCGCCCTCACCGACCTGTTCCTGCAGATCCGCATCGGCGGCGACCAGGCACTGTTCCGCCTCCTGAACAAGCTGGTCCTGCAGACGGAGGGTGCCGTCGACGAGGCATTCGTCGCCGAGCACACCCACGGGTTCGAAGAGTTCGCCGAGGCCGCCCGCGCCGCCGACTGGGACGAGACGCTCACCGCGACCGGCCTGACCCGCGAGAAGATCGACGAGGCGCTGCGCATGGTGCTCGCCTCGAAGCGGACCATCGTCTGCTGGGCCATGGGCCTCACCCAGCACAAGCACTCCGTGCCGACCATCCGCGAGGTGGTCAACTTCCTTCTGCTGCGCGGCAACATCGGCCGCCCCGGCGCCGGTGTCTGCCCGGTGCGCGGGCACTCGAACGTGCAGGGCGACCGCACCATGGGCATCTTCGAGCGGCCCGCCCCGGCGTTCCTGGACGCCCTGGAGAAGGAGTTCGGCTTCGCCCCGCCCCGGGAGCACGGCTACGACGTCGTCCGGGCCATCAAGGCCATGCGGGACGACAGGGCGAAGGTGTTCTTCGCGATGGGCGGCAACTTCGTGTCGGCCTCCCCCGACACGGAGGTCACGGAGGCGGCGATGCGCCGGGCCCGGCTCACCGTGCATGTGTCGACGAAGCTGAACCGCTCGCACGCCGTCACGGGCGCGCGGGCGCTGATCCTGCCCACCCTGGGCCGCACCGAGCGCGATCTCCAGGGCGGCGGCGAGCAGTTCGTGACCGTCGAGGACTCGATGGGCATGGTGCACGCCTCACGCGGCCGGCTGGAGCCCGCCGGCGGGCAGCTGCTGTCCGAGACGGCCATCGTGTGCCGGCTGGCCCGCCGGGTCCTCGGCGAGGAGAGCCGCACACCGTGGGAGGAGTTCGAGAAGGACTACGCGACCATCCGCGACCGCATCGCGCGCGTGGTCCCCGGTTTCCAGGACTTCAACGCGCGCGTGGCCGACCCGAACGGCTTCGCCCTCCCGCACGCCCCGCGCGACGAGCGCCGCTTCCCCACGGCCACCGGCAAAGCCAACTTCACGGCCGCGCCCGTCGAGTACCCCGAACTGCCCGAGGGCCGTCTGCTCCTTCAGACGCTGCGCTCGCACGACCAGTACAACACCACGATCTACGGCCTCGACGACCGCTACCGGGGCATCAGGAACGGCCGCCGGGTCGTCCTGGTCAACCCCGAGGACGCGCGGGAGCTGAAGCTCGCCGACGGGTCGTACGTGGATCTCGTCGGCGAGTGGAAGGACGGTGTGGAGCGCCGGGCCGACGGCTTCCGGGTGGTGCACTATCCGACGGCCCGCGGCTGTGCCGCCGCCTACTACCCGGAGACCAACGTCCTGGTCCCGCTGGACGCCACCGCCGACACCAGCAACACCCCGGCCAGCAAGTCCGTCGTGGTCCGTCTGGAACAATCGTCGACCGACTGA
- a CDS encoding branched-chain amino acid ABC transporter permease: MNELPQQLVNGLLLGSMYGLVAIGYTMVYGIVQLINFAHGEIFMLGGFGAITVYLYVLPDGTTLWVALPLMLIGGIIVAVLAAVGAERLAYRPLRTAPRLAPLITAIGLSLALQQAVWAWYPDAKESVNFPQIDGGPFEIGNVTIQTGDIFLLVAAPISMAVLAYFVMKTRTGRGMQATAQDPDTAKLMGINTDRIIVVAFALGAAFAAVGAVAYGLKYGQVQFRMGFILGLKAFTAAVLGGIGNIYGAMLGGVALGLAEALSTAYISDIPGMDQFGSQSWANVWAFALLILVLLVRPQGLLGERVADRA; the protein is encoded by the coding sequence GTGAACGAACTGCCGCAGCAGCTGGTCAACGGCCTGCTACTGGGATCCATGTACGGGCTGGTCGCCATCGGCTACACGATGGTCTATGGCATTGTCCAGCTCATCAACTTCGCCCACGGTGAGATATTCATGCTGGGCGGCTTCGGTGCCATCACGGTCTACCTGTACGTGCTGCCCGACGGCACCACCCTGTGGGTGGCGCTCCCCCTCATGCTCATCGGCGGCATCATCGTCGCCGTACTCGCGGCCGTCGGAGCGGAACGCCTCGCCTACCGCCCCCTGCGCACCGCCCCACGCCTGGCACCCCTGATCACCGCCATCGGCCTCTCCCTCGCGCTCCAGCAGGCCGTATGGGCCTGGTACCCGGACGCCAAGGAGTCCGTGAACTTCCCGCAGATCGACGGCGGCCCCTTCGAGATCGGCAACGTCACCATCCAGACCGGTGACATCTTCCTGCTCGTCGCCGCCCCGATCAGCATGGCGGTCCTCGCCTACTTCGTCATGAAGACCCGCACCGGCCGCGGTATGCAGGCCACCGCGCAGGATCCCGACACCGCCAAGCTCATGGGCATCAACACCGACCGCATCATCGTGGTCGCCTTCGCCCTCGGCGCCGCGTTCGCCGCCGTCGGAGCCGTCGCCTACGGCCTCAAGTACGGCCAGGTCCAGTTCCGCATGGGCTTCATCCTCGGCCTCAAGGCCTTCACCGCCGCCGTCCTCGGCGGCATCGGCAACATCTACGGCGCCATGCTCGGCGGCGTCGCCCTCGGCCTCGCCGAAGCCCTCTCCACCGCATACATCTCGGACATCCCCGGCATGGACCAGTTCGGCAGCCAGTCCTGGGCCAACGTCTGGGCGTTCGCACTCCTCATCCTCGTCCTTCTCGTCAGGCCCCAGGGCCTGCTCGGGGAGCGCGTGGCGGACAGGGCGTGA
- a CDS encoding branched-chain amino acid ABC transporter substrate-binding protein, translated as MRQRSLIAITAALAAGALTLTACGSRDEGNGGSDTSGGTKIVIGVDAPLTGDLSAMGLGIKNSADLAAKTANKEKYVEGITFEIEALDDQAQPSSGQQNAATFVANKDILGVVGPLNSGVAESMQKVFDDAKLVEVSPANTGPTLTQGPKWETEKVRPYKSYFRTATTDAIQGPFAAQYLYNKAKKTKVFVIDDKKTYGAGLAGTFTKEFEKLGGKVVGTEHIDPETKDFSAVATEVKSSGADVVYYGGEYPQAGPLTKQIKAAGAKIPVAGGDGINNPAYMDLGGDAATGDFSTSVGAPVETLDSAKEFVANYTEAGYKEPYAAYGGYSYDSAWAIIEAVKKVVEDNDGKLPDDARAKITEAMQNVSFDGVTGKVSFDEYGDTTNKQLTVYKVEGGEWKAVESGTYTG; from the coding sequence GTGCGTCAACGTTCGCTCATCGCCATCACCGCCGCTCTGGCGGCGGGAGCACTCACTCTCACCGCCTGTGGTTCGCGCGACGAGGGCAACGGCGGCTCGGACACCAGCGGTGGCACCAAGATCGTCATCGGCGTCGACGCCCCGCTGACCGGTGACCTCTCCGCCATGGGCCTCGGCATCAAGAACTCCGCCGACCTCGCCGCCAAAACGGCCAACAAGGAGAAGTACGTCGAGGGCATAACCTTCGAGATCGAGGCTCTCGACGACCAGGCGCAGCCCTCCTCCGGCCAGCAGAACGCCGCCACCTTCGTCGCCAACAAGGACATCCTCGGCGTCGTCGGCCCGCTGAACTCCGGCGTCGCCGAGTCCATGCAGAAGGTCTTCGACGACGCCAAGCTCGTCGAGGTCTCCCCCGCCAACACCGGCCCGACCCTCACCCAGGGCCCCAAGTGGGAGACCGAGAAGGTCCGCCCGTACAAGTCGTACTTCCGCACCGCGACCACGGACGCCATCCAGGGCCCGTTCGCCGCGCAGTACCTGTACAACAAGGCCAAGAAGACGAAGGTCTTCGTCATCGACGACAAGAAGACCTACGGCGCCGGCCTCGCGGGCACCTTCACCAAGGAGTTCGAGAAGCTCGGCGGCAAGGTCGTCGGCACCGAGCACATCGACCCCGAGACCAAGGACTTCTCCGCGGTCGCCACCGAGGTCAAGTCCTCCGGCGCCGACGTCGTCTACTACGGCGGCGAGTACCCGCAGGCCGGCCCGCTCACCAAGCAGATCAAGGCCGCCGGCGCCAAGATCCCCGTCGCCGGCGGCGACGGCATCAACAACCCGGCCTACATGGACCTCGGCGGCGACGCCGCCACCGGCGACTTCTCCACCTCCGTCGGCGCCCCGGTCGAGACGCTCGACTCCGCCAAGGAGTTCGTCGCCAACTACACCGAAGCGGGCTACAAGGAGCCCTACGCGGCCTACGGCGGCTACTCCTACGACAGCGCCTGGGCGATCATCGAGGCCGTCAAGAAGGTCGTCGAGGACAACGACGGCAAGCTCCCCGACGACGCCCGCGCGAAGATCACCGAAGCCATGCAGAACGTCTCCTTCGACGGCGTCACCGGCAAGGTCTCCTTCGACGAGTACGGCGACACGACCAACAAGCAGCTGACCGTCTACAAGGTCGAAGGCGGGGAGTGGAAGGCGGTCGAGTCCGGCACGTACACCGGCTGA
- a CDS encoding ANTAR domain-containing response regulator — protein sequence MTAPESPQPVADDDDKSHVPPLTTRVVIAEDEALIRLDLKEMLEEEGYSVVGEAGDGEQAIELAREHRPDLVILDVKMPKMDGISAAEKIAEERIAPVLMLTAFSQRDLVERARDAGAMAYLVKPFSKSDVVPAIEMAVSRFTELKELEKEVADLTLRLETRKLVDRAKSILQTEYGLTEPAAFRWIQKTSMDRRMSMQQVAEAVIQDADEKKAAKG from the coding sequence GTGACCGCCCCCGAGTCGCCCCAGCCCGTCGCCGACGACGATGACAAGTCGCATGTGCCTCCGCTGACGACCCGTGTCGTCATCGCCGAGGACGAGGCCCTCATCCGCCTCGATCTCAAGGAGATGCTGGAGGAGGAGGGCTACTCCGTCGTGGGGGAGGCCGGGGACGGCGAGCAGGCCATCGAGCTGGCCCGGGAGCACCGGCCGGACCTGGTGATCCTCGATGTGAAGATGCCCAAGATGGACGGCATCTCGGCGGCCGAGAAGATCGCCGAGGAGCGCATCGCGCCCGTGCTGATGCTGACCGCGTTCTCGCAGCGCGACCTCGTGGAGCGGGCCCGGGACGCGGGTGCGATGGCGTATCTGGTGAAGCCGTTCAGCAAGAGTGATGTGGTGCCGGCCATCGAGATGGCGGTGTCGCGGTTCACCGAGCTGAAGGAGCTGGAGAAGGAGGTCGCCGACCTCACGCTCCGCCTGGAGACCCGCAAGCTCGTCGACCGCGCGAAGTCGATTCTGCAGACGGAGTACGGGCTGACCGAGCCGGCCGCGTTCCGGTGGATCCAGAAGACGTCGATGGACCGGCGGATGAGCATGCAGCAGGTCGCCGAGGCGGTCATCCAGGACGCCGACGAGAAGAAGGCCGCCAAGGGCTGA
- a CDS encoding hotdog fold thioesterase, translated as MGEQHHAKFPQEVIDEYAALGIDLVAMFSAGHLGTRMGVRIVEASADRVVGTMPVEGNTQPYGLLHGGASAVLAETLGSVGSMLHAGSSKIAVGVDLNCTHHRGVRSGLVTGVATPLHRGRSTATYEIVVSDEAGKRVCTARLTCLLRDAPVAAGEPARAAD; from the coding sequence ATGGGCGAGCAGCACCACGCGAAGTTCCCGCAAGAGGTCATCGACGAGTACGCGGCCCTCGGCATCGACCTGGTGGCGATGTTCTCCGCCGGACATCTGGGCACCCGTATGGGCGTCCGGATCGTGGAGGCGTCGGCGGACCGGGTCGTGGGGACGATGCCGGTGGAGGGCAACACCCAGCCGTACGGGCTGCTGCACGGCGGCGCGTCCGCCGTGCTCGCGGAGACGCTGGGGTCGGTCGGCTCCATGCTGCACGCCGGCAGCTCCAAGATCGCCGTCGGCGTCGACCTGAACTGCACCCACCACCGGGGCGTACGGTCCGGGCTGGTCACCGGTGTCGCCACACCGCTGCACCGGGGCCGCTCGACGGCGACGTACGAGATCGTCGTCAGCGACGAGGCGGGCAAGCGGGTGTGCACGGCCCGCCTGACCTGTCTGCTGCGCGACGCCCCGGTGGCGGCGGGTGAGCCGGCGCGGGCGGCGGATTGA